Proteins found in one Primulina eburnea isolate SZY01 chromosome 16, ASM2296580v1, whole genome shotgun sequence genomic segment:
- the LOC140816133 gene encoding uncharacterized protein: MAPYEALYCRKCRSPLYWDEVGEKAVTGPEHVQLIVDKVAMIKERLKAAQEKQKSWADLKRRPLELEISEKAYVKVSPMKGVVRFGKSGKLNPRYVGPFEILEKVGTLAYRLAFPPGMSRIHNVFHISQLRKYVPDPSHVLKVTPLMIEGKLNEELIFEEVPTRIVDSEDQVLRNRTIPYVKVQWSNHTERAATWELVEKMRSQYPHIFERSSYCKFRE, translated from the coding sequence atggctccgtatgaagctttGTATTGTAGAAAGTGTAGGTCGCCTCTATATTGGGACGAAGTCGGAGAAAAAGCTGTTACCGGACCAGAGCATGTTCAATTAATCGTTGACAAAGTAGCCATGATCAAGGAAAGactcaaggcagctcaggaAAAACAAAAGAGCTGGGCCGATTTGAAGAGGAGACCATTGGAATTAGAAATCAGTGAAAAGGCTTATGTCAAGGTCTCTCCAATGAAAGGAGTGGTACGATTCGGTAAATCCGGAAAGTTAAATCCAAGATATGTGGGACCGTTCGAGATATTGGAAAAGGTGGGAACCTTAGCCTATCGTCTAGCTTTTCCGCCTGGTATGTCCAGAATTCACAATGTTTTCCACATCTCACAGCTGAGGAAATATGTTCCAGACCCGAGTCATGTACTCAAGGTTACACCACTAATGATTGAAGGAAAACTCAACGAAGAACTTATATTCGAAGAAGTCCCTACCCGAATAGTGGACTCAGAAGACCAAGTGTTGAGAAACCGGACAATACCTTATGTAAAGGTACAGTGGTCAAATCACACTGAAAGGGCGGCAACTTGGGAACTCGTGGAGAAAATGCGATCACAATACCCTCATATATTCGAAAGATCAAGCTATTGTAAGTTTCGAGAATGA